A segment of the Verrucomicrobiia bacterium genome:
AACAAGGTTATGACACTGTCGAAGCCAACAAAAAACTGGGCTACGGTATGGATCTGCGCGAATACGGTCTCGGTGCGCAAATCCTCGCCGACCTCGGCATCAAACACATCCGCCTGCTGACGAACAATCCAAAAAAAGTCGTCGGCCTGGAAGGTTACGGCATGGAGATCGTCGAGCAGGTGCCGATCAAAATCCGGCCGAACAAACACAACGCAAAATATCTCAAAACCAAGCGCGATAAGCTTGGCCACCTGTTGTAAATTAACGCATGAAAATCTTTGAACTGGACCACGTCGCGCTGCACGTGAAAGACCTCGATGCCAGTTGCAAATTTTACCGTGAGGTGATGCAGTTACAATCGCTGCCGCGCCCGGCGTTCGATTTTCCCGGCGCCTGGTTTCGGCTTGGCGAGCATCACGAGTTGCACCTGATCGGCGGCCGTTCGCAATCCGTGATTTCTCATCGGCAGGGAAATCATTTCGCGTTGCGTGCGGAAAATCTCGACCCGTGGGAAAACCATTTCAAACATATCGGCTTCACGAAATATCTGCGCAAATTACGCCCTGACGGCGCAGGTCAGATTTTTTTCGAAGACCCGGACGGCCACGTGATCGAGTTGTGCGCAAAGTAATCGTTTCGACGGAAATAAATTTATGCTGACTGTAGTGGGTGGAAAAAAAATAAAAATTTCGGGCGGCAACTTTGTCATCGTCGCTTCGCTCTACAACGACCGTTACGTCGGCGCGATGCTCCGCTCGGCACAAGCGGAATTAAAGCGTGCCGGCGCGGCAAAAATCCAAATCGTCCGCGTGCCGGGAGCTTACGAAATTCCCGTCGTCGCCTCGAAACTTGCGCGCACTCAAAGCCGCGAACTTTCCGCAATCATTTGCCTCGGCGTGATTCTGCGTGGTCAAACCGTCCATGCCGAGCATATCGGCACTGCCGTCAGCCATGCGTTAATGGAAATCCAACTGCGCGACGAAGTGCCCGTCATCCACGAAGTATTGCTCCTGGAAAACGAGGAACAGGCGCGCGCGCGTTGCCTCGACAAAAAATTCAATCGCGGCACCGAGGCCGCGCAAACCGCGCTTGAAATGGCGCGGGTAATGCGCTCGCTGGACTAAACTTCGTACGGACAAACGGCCGGCAAAAATGCCGGCCGCAAGTCGTGGAATTTAATTTGTTAGCCGCAATCAGGCCGCCGCAGCGACCGGTGGCGCATTCCGTTTGGCCAAAATCGCCTCCACGATCTTCTTCGCCAATTCCGGTTTTTCCGCCAGCGCTTTTTGCGCCGCATCTTTGCCCTGCCCGATTAGCTCACCCTCGAATTGCAGCCACGCGCCTTTCTTGTCCACCGCGCCGATTTCGATGCCCACGTCCAGGATGCTGCCTTCCTTGTTGATGCCGTGATTGTAGATGATGTCGAACTCCGTTTCCGCGAACGGCGGCGCGACCTTATTTTTCACCACCTTCACCTTGACATGATTGCCCGTCGCATGGCCAGCCGCATCCTTTAGCGTTTCCTTGCGGCGAATATCCAAACGCACGCTTGCATAAAACTTCAACGCCTTGCCGCCCGGCGTCGTCTCAGGATTGCCGAACATCACGCCGACTTTCTCGCGCAACTGGTTCGTGAAAATGCAGGTCGTCTTCGACTTGTTCAAAATCGCCGTGAGCTTGCGCAATGCCTGGCTCATCAAACGCGCCTGCATGCCCATCGTCGCCATGCCCATCTCGCCTTCCAATTCCGCTTTCGGCACTAGCGCTGCAACCGAGTCAACCACGATAACATCCAGCGCATTCGAGCGCGCCAGAGTTTCGCAAATCGTCAAAGCCTCTTCGCCGCTGTCCGGTTGCGAAACCAGCAAGTCGTCGAGATTCACCCCGAG
Coding sequences within it:
- a CDS encoding VOC family protein, with the protein product MKIFELDHVALHVKDLDASCKFYREVMQLQSLPRPAFDFPGAWFRLGEHHELHLIGGRSQSVISHRQGNHFALRAENLDPWENHFKHIGFTKYLRKLRPDGAGQIFFEDPDGHVIELCAK
- the ribH gene encoding 6,7-dimethyl-8-ribityllumazine synthase, translated to MLTVVGGKKIKISGGNFVIVASLYNDRYVGAMLRSAQAELKRAGAAKIQIVRVPGAYEIPVVASKLARTQSRELSAIICLGVILRGQTVHAEHIGTAVSHALMEIQLRDEVPVIHEVLLLENEEQARARCLDKKFNRGTEAAQTALEMARVMRSLD
- the recA gene encoding recombinase RecA, with product MPPKTAEKSAEKTSEKTAAKAAPDTRVGENGRLVVSATRQRDLDAAISTITKTYGDGSIMRLGDARAKVGIEVIPTGALGLDLALGVGGLPRGRVVEIFGPESSGKTTLMLHVIANAQKMGGLAAFIDAEHALDPAYAKKLGVNLDDLLVSQPDSGEEALTICETLARSNALDVIVVDSVAALVPKAELEGEMGMATMGMQARLMSQALRKLTAILNKSKTTCIFTNQLREKVGVMFGNPETTPGGKALKFYASVRLDIRRKETLKDAAGHATGNHVKVKVVKNKVAPPFAETEFDIIYNHGINKEGSILDVGIEIGAVDKKGAWLQFEGELIGQGKDAAQKALAEKPELAKKIVEAILAKRNAPPVAAAA